The Pristis pectinata isolate sPriPec2 chromosome 9, sPriPec2.1.pri, whole genome shotgun sequence genomic interval taacccccttccctccacttaccGGAGCTTTACTGGTAAAGACACCGAATGCAGCGGCGAGTCAAATACAACTGACCTCAAATCTAGAGTACTCTTTATTTAAACAGCCAGTTTTGTTCACACCGTAGTCGACAACataaaaacattgtttttttttaattacactttCTAAAAATTAGATTTTCTCTGCTATAGTAGAGACTTCAAGTTATTAATAGTTTCTAATAATTGTTCCGCACTTGGTCTATCAATTGGTTCAACTGCCCAACAGTGATCGATGACTGACCGAATCTTCCGGCCCATCAAAGTTTTGTTGAAAACAGGCGAAAAGGGCGGGCGCAGGTTGTAAGCCACCACCGCATACATTACACACTGGCGATCGCCAGAAAAGGGGTGGTCTCTGCTCACCATCTGCCAGAGCGTGATCGCGAAGGAGTAAATGTCCGCCTTTAGAGTGGTGCTACAGCCTCTCAACAGTTCTGGCGCCCGGTGGGTGTAGGTACCTCCTAGATGCCGTAATTGGCCATTGGGACTCAAGTCATTGCCCGCCGCCAGCTTGTGAGAACATCCAAAATCCCCAATTTTACAGCGTCCCGACTCCGTGAGGAGTACGTTGGCTGGCTTCAGATCGAGATGGGCGATGCTGTGCGAGTGGAGGAAACCCAGACCGCTTGCAATGTCACTCGAAAACCTCAAGCACTCCTCGACGTCCAGCGAGTCAGCACAGTTATAAATCCGATGGTCAAGGCTTGTTCCTCCTGCATATTCCATGATGATGATTCCCACACTGTCCTCAGCCTGCGGACTCGCGGGGACAGACGTGGTGGCTGCTACAACTTTCACAATGTTCTCATGCACCAGGTGCGCCACATTCAACTCTGCCCAGAAACTCTGCCGAGCAGCCAGCTTGTTCTTAGTACACTTCCTTACCTTCTTTATTGCGACAGTTTTGCCGTAGTAAGTGCCTTTATAAACCCAGCCGAAACCTCCCGAGCCGAGAAGGTCGAATAGCTTTAGTTCATCCCAGATGACCGTATACCAAGGGCGTTGCGTCAATTCCTTAGTCTGCTTGACGAAAGCGAAGTGTTGCCCCCCTCTTTGGAGCTGATTGGGACTGCTACAAGGTCGCAGAGTAATGGTAGGAGGAAACCCTTCCGGTAAAATTCGGTGAATTGGAATAGGCGACggcattttattttacaaagaaaCTCCCCCCTCAATAAATTTGTGAAGCACTGACTACCGGCACTATCCTTTATTGCTGACTGTTAATTGGTGTAAATGAGCTACATCTGCACTTTGTTAGCAGAGTCTGGTGCTCACTGGTCAAATCAATGACATCAAGAATAAACGAGCAACTTTCAtactatagttttttttaaaaaa includes:
- the mos gene encoding proto-oncogene serine/threonine-protein kinase mos — translated: MPSPIPIHRILPEGFPPTITLRPCSSPNQLQRGGQHFAFVKQTKELTQRPWYTVIWDELKLFDLLGSGGFGWVYKGTYYGKTVAIKKVRKCTKNKLAARQSFWAELNVAHLVHENIVKVVAATTSVPASPQAEDSVGIIIMEYAGGTSLDHRIYNCADSLDVEECLRFSSDIASGLGFLHSHSIAHLDLKPANVLLTESGRCKIGDFGCSHKLAAGNDLSPNGQLRHLGGTYTHRAPELLRGCSTTLKADIYSFAITLWQMVSRDHPFSGDRQCVMYAVVAYNLRPPFSPVFNKTLMGRKIRSVIDHCWAVEPIDRPSAEQLLETINNLKSLL